The window TTTTTGAAATCCATGTGGTTTTCGGGGATGAAACACTCGATTTCGCCGTATTTTCCGAGAAAACCTTTATCTACAGCAGCAGTGATCTTAACGCTGAGGGGAGTTCCGTTGTCCAGAGCTTTGTCAACGTCTATCCAGTCAGTCTCTTTCTCGATGGCTTTTCTGGACAGCTTGAGATATCCGCCGCCGCCTGAAACGCCGAGAAAAAGAACTTCGATTTCATCGCCGACTTTAATGGAGAGTTTCCCGTCTTTGAGAAATTCGGAGCTGGGGACGACGCCCTCAGTTTTGTACCCGATATTCACCAGCACATCGCTGTCGTTTATCTGGGCCACGGTTCCTTTTACGATGGAGTTCTTTTCAGGCTGCTGGAGAGATTCCTCAAGCATCGCTTCAAAGTCTTCCATACGCATGTTGTCGCCGCCGTTTTCGTTAATCCTGCTCATTAGTGACCTCTTTTAAAAATTCTATTACTTCGTCCACCAGATAACCGGGGGTACTGGCTCCCGCAGTGATGCCAACCTTCCGGCTGTCTTTGAACAACTCTTTGCAGAGCTCATCCTTCGTTTCAATATGCATGGTTCTGGGGCATATCCCTTTGCAGATTTCATAAAGACGGGTGGTGTTCCCGCTGTTTTTTCCGCCGATGACCAGCATTGTGTCCACCTGTCCTGCGAGACTGATGGCCGCTGCCTGCCTGAGATTTGTTGCGTTGCATATCGTATTGCTGACGGTGAGACCGCTGCATTTAGTTTTAAGTATTTCTGCAATTTTGTCAAATGATTCCGAATTCTGAGTTGTCTGCGCTATGAGCGCATATTGCTCACGGAAGGGAAGAGCATTTGCCTCCGCTTCTCCGGAAACTATGAAATATTCTGAATCTATAAAGCTGACAATGCTTTGTACTTCGGGGTGATTGTTCTCCCCGTAGACTACCACACTGGCGCCGCCCTGTCCGAGCTTCTGTGCGGAATTCTGCGCTTTTTTCACGAAAGGGCATGTGGCATCTACCACATTGACCGATTTTTCGCTTAAGTCGCCGTATGTTTGCTTTGGAACGCCATGGGAGCGTATGACAACCGTGTTTTCATTGCTGAAGTTATCTGTGTCTTCGCATACGCCGACACCCTGTTCGGCGAATTTTCTGACTATCTGCGGGTTGTGAATGATAGGCCCTAGGGTATAAACACCCGTGTGTTTTCTGGATGTCTCCTCCACCAGACCCACGGCTCTTTCCACACCGAAACAGAATCCGGCATGGTCAGCTATTATTATTTCCACCTACACTCCGTAAGTATTCTTTAAAGAATCAGACCGCCAGGCTTTGACTGGGCGTTCTATTTTATTTGTTGGAAGCTGTCTCGGTTATTATTGATATAACTTGCTCTATTGTCAAGTTAGTTGTGTCGATTTCGAGGGCATCGGCCGCCTTTTTCAAAGGCGCATGCTCCCTTTCGGAGTCCTGTTTGTCCCTCTTTATGATTTCCGCCTCGATATCGTCAATGGTTTTATTGAACCCCATAGCCTCGAAATCCTTCATTCTGCGCCTTGCCCGCTCACGGGGAGAGGCCACAAGAAAGAATTTGTATTCGGCATCGGGAAAAACGTGTGTGCCTATATCACGTCCGTCCATTATGACGGATGTTTTTGAGGCCATCTTGCGCAGTTTGTCGGTTACCAGCGTGCGGATATCCTCCATGGCGGCAACGGCGCTTACCTTTGCGGCTATTTCGGGTGTTCTTATCACAGTAGAGATGTCCTCGGTTTTGCCGTTCAGAGTGAGAAAGAGTTTTCCTGCGGTGTCGAACTCAAGCTCCGCATGGGAAACGGCCTCAACAAGTTCCGCACCGTCTTTTCCTGTTACTGTGCCTATGTATGCGCAGGCTCTGTAGAGTGCGCCTGAATCCAGATATGTTATCCCTAGGTTTTTCGCAACAACCTTGCTGACGGTGCTTTTGCCGCTTCCTGCGGGTCCGTCCACTGCTATCTTCATCAATCCTCCAGACTTTTAAAGGTCTCCATAAACGTGGGGAATGATACATCGACACACTCTATGTTGTCCACAGTGATTTCACCGCCGAAACGCTTGGCAAGCATAATGGCCACCATGGCGATCCTGTGGTCTTCGAATGATTTTAAAGCGGCTTTGGTGTTTATGTTTTTAATGGGATAGACTTTCATGCCGTCTTCGTACTCCTCGGTCTCCGCTCCCAGAGCGTTGAGGTTGTAAAGTGTTGCGGCGATCCGGTCGCTCTCCTTAACCCTAAGTTCCTTTGCATTGCGGATGGTCACGGGGCTGTCGGCAAAAAGTCCCAGAGTGGCTATCATGGGGAGTTCGTCTATTATGTTGGGGATTATGTCCCCTTCAACTGTACATCCGCTGAAAGACTGTGAGGAGATTATGATATCCCCTAGCTTTTCTGCTCCGCCCCTTTCGTTTTCGATGGTGTATTTAACGCCCATATCGTCCAGAATCTTGAGCATTCCGCTTCTGGTGGGGTTAAGCCCGACGTTTTCAAGCATCAGTTCCGAGCCTTCGAACATGAGAGCCGCACCGAGAAAGAAAGCCGCAGAGGAGAAGTCGCCTGGAACAACAATGTCGATTGCGTTCAGTTCCGCCGCACCCTCAACGGTTATTTTAAGCCCTTCGGTGGTTATCTTCGCACCCAGTGCCGAAAGCATTATCTCCGTGTGGTTTCTGGTGACTGCTTTTTCGGTGTAGGTTGTGATGCCCTCCGCCTGAACGCCAGCCAGAAGAATTGCACTCTTCACCTGTGCGCTCTTTGTTTCGGCGATGATATCTGCCGAATGGAGCTTTGAAGGCATGATGGTGAGGGGCAGGCATCTGCCGTTGTCCCTTGCCGCAAACTTTGCGCCCATCTGTGACAGAGGGATTATCACCCTGTCCATGGGGCGGCGGCGCAGTGATGCGTCACCTGTCAGAACGATATATTTGCCGGATGGTGCATAGACCCCTGTCAGAAGTCTTGCAGTTGTTCCGGAGTTCATACAGTCGATAACGTTTTCAGGTTCCTTAAAGTCTTTATAGCCCTGAGATGTCACCACGAAACCGTTTACAGTCTCCTCAAAGGTGACACCCATAGCTTGCATGGCCGCCATTGTTGCCTTTGTGTCGGCGGACAGAAGCGGATCTATGATACGCCCCCTTCCCTTTGCCATTGAAAGGAACATGAACGAGCGATGGCTGATGGACTTGTCCGAGGGAACACGGACAGTACCTTTGAGGCTTTTAACCTGTTTGAATGCGGTCATTTCAAGGCTCTCCTGATACCCGCCGCCTTCTCGATCATTGAGTATACGGCTTCGGTATCTCTGTTCTTTATTGCCTCCCGCCAGACGTTGAGGGAGGAGATGTAATCGTCTATCATTGCAAGCATATTCTTGTCGTTTTCCATAAAGATGT of the Seleniivibrio woodruffii genome contains:
- the cmk gene encoding (d)CMP kinase, whose translation is MKIAVDGPAGSGKSTVSKVVAKNLGITYLDSGALYRACAYIGTVTGKDGAELVEAVSHAELEFDTAGKLFLTLNGKTEDISTVIRTPEIAAKVSAVAAMEDIRTLVTDKLRKMASKTSVIMDGRDIGTHVFPDAEYKFFLVASPRERARRRMKDFEAMGFNKTIDDIEAEIIKRDKQDSEREHAPLKKAADALEIDTTNLTIEQVISIITETASNK
- the ispH gene encoding 4-hydroxy-3-methylbut-2-enyl diphosphate reductase; the protein is MEIIIADHAGFCFGVERAVGLVEETSRKHTGVYTLGPIIHNPQIVRKFAEQGVGVCEDTDNFSNENTVVIRSHGVPKQTYGDLSEKSVNVVDATCPFVKKAQNSAQKLGQGGASVVVYGENNHPEVQSIVSFIDSEYFIVSGEAEANALPFREQYALIAQTTQNSESFDKIAEILKTKCSGLTVSNTICNATNLRQAAAISLAGQVDTMLVIGGKNSGNTTRLYEICKGICPRTMHIETKDELCKELFKDSRKVGITAGASTPGYLVDEVIEFLKEVTNEQD
- the aroA gene encoding 3-phosphoshikimate 1-carboxyvinyltransferase; translation: MTAFKQVKSLKGTVRVPSDKSISHRSFMFLSMAKGRGRIIDPLLSADTKATMAAMQAMGVTFEETVNGFVVTSQGYKDFKEPENVIDCMNSGTTARLLTGVYAPSGKYIVLTGDASLRRRPMDRVIIPLSQMGAKFAARDNGRCLPLTIMPSKLHSADIIAETKSAQVKSAILLAGVQAEGITTYTEKAVTRNHTEIMLSALGAKITTEGLKITVEGAAELNAIDIVVPGDFSSAAFFLGAALMFEGSELMLENVGLNPTRSGMLKILDDMGVKYTIENERGGAEKLGDIIISSQSFSGCTVEGDIIPNIIDELPMIATLGLFADSPVTIRNAKELRVKESDRIAATLYNLNALGAETEEYEDGMKVYPIKNINTKAALKSFEDHRIAMVAIMLAKRFGGEITVDNIECVDVSFPTFMETFKSLED